One Vicingus serpentipes DNA window includes the following coding sequences:
- a CDS encoding OmpH family outer membrane protein yields the protein MKAIKLIVLVAVVALSTAAFGQKTTKIGHINSNDLLSAMPERATIQKELEDHANQLRATLEAMRKEYETKVAEFQTKQDVMTEVIKKSKIKEITDLEGRITEFQQTAEADLQKKEQDLLQPIIDKAKEAIDAVAKEGNFTYVLDSSVGVVLYSVESDDILPLVKKKLSIQ from the coding sequence ATGAAAGCAATAAAATTAATAGTATTAGTAGCAGTTGTAGCTTTATCTACAGCAGCGTTTGGTCAAAAAACAACTAAAATTGGTCACATTAACTCAAACGACTTATTATCAGCAATGCCTGAAAGAGCTACAATTCAAAAAGAATTAGAAGACCACGCAAACCAGTTAAGAGCTACTTTAGAAGCAATGCGTAAAGAATACGAAACTAAAGTTGCTGAATTTCAGACAAAACAAGATGTGATGACTGAAGTGATTAAGAAATCTAAAATTAAAGAAATTACTGATTTAGAAGGAAGAATTACTGAGTTTCAACAAACTGCTGAAGCGGATTTACAGAAAAAAGAACAAGATTTATTACAACCAATTATTGATAAAGCTAAAGAAGCAATTGATGCTGTAGCTAAAGAAGGAAACTTTACTTACGTTTTGGATAGTAGTGTAGGTGTTGTGTTATATTCTGTAGAGAGTGATGACATTTTACCTTTGGTTAAGAAAAAATTGAGCATTCAATAA
- the murI gene encoding glutamate racemase, with protein MNTSNLNINSQSPIGLFDSGLGGLSIWKELHALLPNEQTIYLADNKNAPYGEKSKDEIISFSIKNTEYLITKGCKIIVVACNTATTNAIKILRENYDVPFIGIEPAIKPAALQSKTHKIGVLATKGTLSSELFISTSNQFRDSKDFVEVVGTGLVQLIEEGRINETEELLRNYLAPMIKADVDNIVLGCSHYPFLIPIIKKIIPEHINIIDSGIAVAKQTKNILEQNGLLLAQPKITENYFYTNANLLLLTQFLTQNEVKTNKVFFEEF; from the coding sequence TTGAATACAAGTAATCTAAATATTAATTCGCAATCGCCAATTGGACTTTTTGATTCTGGTTTGGGAGGATTGTCTATTTGGAAGGAATTACATGCCTTATTACCAAATGAACAAACCATTTATTTGGCCGACAACAAAAATGCACCTTATGGTGAAAAATCAAAAGATGAAATAATTTCTTTTAGCATAAAGAATACGGAATATTTAATTACTAAAGGGTGTAAAATTATTGTAGTAGCATGTAATACGGCGACTACCAATGCAATAAAAATATTAAGAGAAAATTACGATGTGCCTTTTATAGGAATTGAGCCAGCAATAAAACCAGCAGCTTTACAAAGTAAAACACATAAAATTGGAGTGTTAGCAACCAAAGGAACATTAAGTAGTGAACTGTTTATTTCTACTTCTAACCAATTTAGAGACTCTAAAGACTTTGTTGAAGTTGTAGGAACAGGATTGGTGCAATTAATAGAAGAAGGGCGAATAAACGAAACAGAAGAGCTTTTACGAAACTATTTAGCTCCAATGATTAAAGCTGATGTAGATAACATTGTTTTAGGTTGCTCGCATTACCCTTTTTTAATACCTATTATTAAAAAAATAATACCCGAGCATATAAATATTATTGATTCAGGTATTGCAGTTGCCAAGCAAACTAAAAACATTTTAGAACAAAATGGGTTGTTATTGGCTCAACCAAAAATAACTGAAAATTATTTTTATACTAATGCTAATCTATTATTGCTAACCCAATTTTTAACCCAAAATGAGGTGAAGACCAATAAGGTTTTTTTTGAAGAGTTTTAA
- the bshA gene encoding N-acetyl-alpha-D-glucosaminyl L-malate synthase BshA translates to MNIGIVCYPTFGGSGVVATELGKALASKGHNVHFITYQQPVRLDIFSENIFYHEVKVSDYPLFDYQPYELVLTSKLVDVVKFEKLDILHVHYAIPHASAAYMAQHILANEGINIPFITTLHGTDITLVGKDASFEPVITFAINESNAVTAVSESLKQDTYEHFDIKRDIHVIPNFICLEEQVFKGCVDNLKKSFAPNDEKVLMHISNFREVKRVQDVIKIFDIVRKQIPAKLIMVGDGPERHKMEELCRELHACDAIKFLGKVKDTERILAASDLFLLPSQTESFGLAALEAMAAKVPVISTNTGGLPEVNKQGFSGFLSNVGDVEDMAKNALSILKDENTLTTFKNNAFAQAQLFDIKKVLPMYEELYLSLINENN, encoded by the coding sequence ATGAATATAGGAATAGTGTGTTACCCAACATTTGGAGGTAGTGGAGTTGTTGCAACAGAGTTAGGAAAAGCTTTAGCTAGCAAAGGTCATAATGTTCATTTTATAACTTATCAACAGCCGGTTCGATTAGATATTTTTTCTGAAAACATATTTTACCACGAGGTAAAAGTATCTGACTACCCTTTGTTTGATTACCAGCCTTATGAACTGGTTTTAACCAGTAAACTAGTTGATGTAGTTAAATTTGAGAAATTAGATATTTTACACGTGCATTATGCAATACCTCATGCTTCTGCAGCATATATGGCACAACACATTTTAGCAAATGAAGGCATAAACATTCCTTTTATTACTACCCTTCACGGAACAGATATAACCTTAGTGGGTAAAGACGCCTCTTTTGAACCGGTAATTACCTTTGCCATAAACGAATCTAATGCTGTAACTGCTGTTTCAGAAAGCTTAAAGCAAGATACCTATGAGCATTTTGATATTAAAAGAGATATACACGTTATTCCCAACTTTATTTGTTTAGAAGAGCAAGTTTTCAAAGGTTGTGTAGATAATTTAAAAAAATCGTTTGCTCCTAATGACGAAAAAGTACTGATGCATATTTCCAATTTTAGAGAGGTAAAGCGAGTACAAGATGTTATTAAAATTTTTGATATTGTAAGAAAGCAAATTCCTGCTAAATTAATAATGGTTGGTGATGGTCCTGAACGACATAAAATGGAAGAACTTTGCCGCGAATTGCACGCTTGCGATGCCATCAAATTTTTAGGAAAAGTAAAAGATACCGAACGTATTTTAGCTGCTTCCGATTTATTTTTATTGCCTTCACAAACAGAAAGTTTTGGATTGGCAGCTCTTGAAGCCATGGCAGCTAAAGTACCTGTAATTTCTACCAATACTGGTGGATTGCCTGAAGTAAACAAGCAAGGTTTTTCTGGTTTTTTAAGTAATGTTGGTGATGTAGAAGATATGGCTAAAAATGCTTTATCAATTTTAAAAGATGAAAATACCTTAACCACTTTTAAAAACAACGCTTTTGCTCAAGCTCAATTGTTCGACATTAAAAAAGTATTACCAATGTATGAAGAATTATATTTGAGTTTAATTAATGAGAATAATTAA
- a CDS encoding glycosyltransferase family 4 protein yields the protein MAILLLPILTSFMIVLLATPSFITVAKKKHLFDEPSEARKLHTESTPSMGGMMIFAGTLFSFLLWLPSKEIGVIKFLVPAMLIMFFVGMKDDIIGTAPVKKLAANLFVAFIMVLMADVRLTSLHGLFGVREIPDWAGIMLSVFTYIVVINAFNLIDGVDGLASGVGLIASTLFGFWFYFAGDLNYAVISFALAGGLLGFLIFNFNPAKIFMGDSGSLTIGFLIAVLAIELVEFDSTLVLPEAINHISKPILAMCILVYPLTDTIRVFTLRAMKGISPFTADRNHIHHRLIDLGLSHKQTVIIIYIFNLLVVGACVAAQEFNPSYSFFVIISAVLITVQIPFFLTLKKASSKK from the coding sequence ATGGCAATATTATTATTACCCATACTAACCTCTTTTATGATTGTGCTTTTAGCAACACCATCTTTTATTACGGTTGCTAAAAAGAAACATCTATTTGACGAGCCTTCAGAGGCAAGAAAACTTCACACAGAAAGTACCCCTTCTATGGGTGGGATGATGATTTTTGCTGGCACCTTATTTTCCTTTTTGTTATGGTTACCTTCTAAAGAAATTGGTGTAATTAAATTTTTAGTACCAGCAATGCTAATCATGTTTTTTGTAGGGATGAAAGATGATATAATCGGAACAGCTCCAGTAAAAAAATTAGCCGCAAACCTTTTTGTTGCATTTATTATGGTTTTAATGGCAGATGTTAGATTAACAAGTTTACATGGCTTATTTGGAGTTAGAGAGATTCCAGATTGGGCAGGTATAATGCTTTCTGTTTTTACTTACATTGTAGTTATCAATGCTTTCAATTTAATCGATGGTGTAGATGGTCTTGCTTCTGGTGTTGGGTTAATTGCTTCTACTCTATTTGGGTTTTGGTTCTATTTTGCTGGCGACTTAAATTATGCCGTAATATCTTTTGCATTAGCTGGAGGATTATTAGGATTTTTAATTTTCAATTTTAATCCTGCTAAAATATTCATGGGCGATTCAGGTTCGCTTACAATTGGATTTTTAATTGCTGTTTTAGCAATTGAGTTAGTCGAATTTGATTCAACATTGGTTTTACCAGAAGCAATAAACCATATTTCTAAACCAATTTTAGCAATGTGTATATTAGTTTATCCTTTAACAGATACTATTAGAGTGTTTACACTTAGAGCAATGAAAGGTATCTCTCCATTTACCGCTGATAGAAATCACATTCATCATAGATTAATCGACCTAGGTTTATCACACAAACAAACTGTAATAATAATTTACATATTCAACTTATTAGTAGTTGGAGCTTGTGTTGCAGCTCAAGAATTTAATCCAAGTTATTCCTTTTTTGTAATAATTTCAGCAGTACTAATAACTGTTCAAATTCCATTTTTCTTAACCCTAAAAAAAGCATCATCAAAAAAATAA
- a CDS encoding LEA type 2 family protein → MNKIFSFLILLTLCFSLYSCIEYKEVEVIDVSDIRVKSLTTSAVEIEFKMQVNNPNNYKISVVDSDLELFIKNEKIGSAKIQDKIVLPKKSNKKHTIVVETGLSDMLSGAIPVLIGLMFDKNIELQVKGDIKARAKQLSKSFPVDFKERVEL, encoded by the coding sequence ATGAATAAAATATTTTCTTTTTTAATTCTTCTTACACTATGCTTTTCGCTTTATTCTTGTATTGAATACAAAGAGGTGGAAGTTATTGATGTTTCTGATATAAGAGTAAAATCATTAACTACTTCTGCTGTAGAAATTGAATTCAAAATGCAGGTTAACAATCCGAACAACTATAAAATAAGTGTAGTTGATTCTGATTTAGAACTTTTTATTAAGAATGAAAAAATTGGATCCGCTAAAATTCAAGATAAAATAGTTTTACCTAAAAAATCGAATAAAAAACACACTATTGTTGTTGAAACTGGATTAAGCGATATGCTTTCAGGAGCAATTCCTGTTTTAATTGGTTTAATGTTCGATAAGAATATAGAACTTCAAGTAAAAGGTGATATAAAAGCACGAGCAAAACAATTAAGCAAATCGTTTCCTGTTGATTTTAAAGAGCGAGTTGAATTGTAA
- a CDS encoding dipeptidase, with product MKNYIQENKKRFIDELIELLKIPSISADSNYSEQTFKTAEEVKNSLIAAGADNAEVCQTAGYPIVYADKIIDANLPTVLVYGHYDVQPADPINLWDSPPFEPVIKATELHPEGAIFARGACDDKGQMYMHVKAFETMIQTNSLPCNVKFMIEGEEEVGSENLGTFVKNNKEKLKADVILISDTGIIANDVPSITTGLRGLSYLEVEVTGPNRDLHSGLYGGTVANPINVLSKMIASLTDENNHITIPGFYDKVEELSATERAEMAKAPISDETYINSLDIAAVEGEKGYSSLERVSIRPTLDVNGIWGGYTGEGAKTVLPSKAYAKISMRLVPHQISDEITELFSKHFESIAPKSVKVKVTPHHGGTPYVTPIDFAGYKAAKSAMAETFGIDPIPVRSGGSIPIVALFEEELGLKSVLMGFGLDSDAIHSPNEHYGIFNYIKGIETIPLFYKYFTEEFKN from the coding sequence ATGAAAAACTATATACAAGAAAACAAGAAAAGGTTTATTGATGAATTAATTGAATTACTAAAAATACCTTCAATTAGTGCCGATTCAAACTATAGTGAACAGACTTTTAAAACTGCCGAAGAAGTAAAAAATAGCTTAATCGCTGCTGGTGCAGATAACGCAGAAGTATGTCAGACAGCTGGCTATCCTATTGTATATGCAGATAAAATTATAGACGCTAATTTGCCTACTGTTTTAGTTTACGGTCATTATGATGTTCAACCTGCTGACCCAATTAATTTATGGGACAGTCCTCCCTTTGAGCCAGTTATTAAAGCAACGGAACTACATCCTGAAGGAGCAATATTTGCTCGTGGAGCTTGTGACGATAAGGGGCAAATGTATATGCATGTTAAAGCATTTGAAACTATGATACAGACAAATTCTCTTCCTTGTAATGTTAAATTTATGATTGAAGGAGAAGAAGAAGTTGGTTCTGAAAATTTAGGAACTTTTGTAAAAAACAATAAAGAAAAATTAAAAGCTGATGTGATTTTAATTTCCGACACAGGCATTATTGCTAATGATGTACCTTCAATCACAACAGGATTAAGAGGGTTAAGTTATCTTGAAGTTGAAGTAACTGGTCCGAATAGAGATCTACATTCAGGATTATATGGAGGAACAGTTGCAAATCCAATAAACGTGCTTTCTAAAATGATTGCTTCATTAACCGATGAAAATAATCATATAACTATTCCTGGATTTTATGATAAAGTTGAAGAATTAAGTGCTACTGAAAGAGCAGAAATGGCAAAAGCACCAATATCTGACGAAACTTATATTAATTCATTGGATATAGCTGCAGTTGAAGGAGAAAAAGGTTATTCTAGCCTTGAAAGAGTTTCTATACGACCAACTTTGGATGTTAATGGAATATGGGGAGGGTATACTGGAGAAGGTGCAAAAACTGTTCTTCCTTCAAAAGCTTACGCTAAAATTTCTATGCGTTTAGTTCCTCATCAAATTTCTGATGAAATAACAGAGCTATTCTCAAAACATTTTGAAAGCATAGCTCCAAAGTCAGTTAAAGTAAAAGTAACTCCTCACCACGGAGGGACTCCATATGTTACTCCAATAGATTTTGCCGGATATAAAGCTGCTAAAAGCGCAATGGCTGAAACTTTTGGAATTGACCCAATACCAGTTAGAAGTGGAGGAAGTATTCCTATCGTTGCACTTTTCGAGGAAGAATTAGGATTAAAATCTGTTTTAATGGGGTTTGGCTTAGATTCTGATGCTATACATTCTCCAAACGAGCATTATGGTATTTTTAATTACATCAAAGGAATTGAAACAATTCCTTTATTTTACAAATACTTCACTGAAGAATTCAAAAATTAA
- a CDS encoding choice-of-anchor L domain-containing protein: MTPTQYVQNILVGSGVTVSNVTFSGDFNQIGEFDATGTTPYLGLTNGIILSTGDVNVALGPNNSGSEELGGGNFGLGDSDLDILEGSGIGTNDAAILEFDFIPTGDTVKFKYVFGSEEYPEYVNSINDVFGFFLSGPGVVGGFSGGAANIALIPGTTTPISINSVNENVNSSYYFDNTPFTSAQTIQFDGYTTVLTAVSAVQCGELYHIKIAIADASDTSWDSGVFLEAGSFSSNTVTLSSNVDVANGDSLLYEGCGTAFIDFVRSDDTDTSIFYYNIYGSVTGADYSVSADSIVFLPGEDTLTLSFNAINDGIAEPYEQVNVELIQTICGITDTSVITFYIADYPQFNLVVSDTSISCLSDSVPVWVDPIAGVNILWETGETSDTIWVSPTLTTHYSVTASDTCGIYSVTDSAEVTYIDPSPIITTTPDSLGKYCPQDSLILYASAIGGAGIGGFTFDWMPLGVQSDSLAVSPDSTQMYYVLATDVCGNTATDSVKVFVPNFDSLFVEILTLDTTICSGLTVNVAGQISGGVGSYYSWSNGITNALSIDATPLTTTTYFITAEDSCGSYQQDSIVITVDVSGIDVDIPDESINCFNEIVVLSATVSNNIGPVTYDWSTGEITDTIVVSPLVNSTYWVEIQDLCKTIVDTILVSVPPFDSLDVINTGTLMIACPGDLAVLSAIVKGGDTAAQFFNWSDGLSTYVGNNINVYPNSTTVYSFVVTDTCALMTDSISVTVALPSYPPFSIQVTNDTLVCRGDEIKIGVEAQGGAGHYIYDWKGLGTTDSITVKVNELSTYDVVVYDRCNNYLTANITLDEMHPTANFNYEYLSDYTVEFHDSSFTDIVYHLWTFEFQDTSNALNPIYTYLTQGEQTVSLFVRDITGCTDEITKTIKPDIYFYVPNAFTPNIDGINDVFFIKGMGIDQFEIYIFNRWGNEIFYSDDIEISWDGSYKGEFVKNDTYVYLIKAINFDGEEIEQRGIVNVMR; the protein is encoded by the coding sequence ATGACACCTACACAATATGTACAAAACATATTAGTTGGTTCGGGAGTTACTGTATCAAATGTTACTTTTTCAGGAGATTTTAATCAAATAGGCGAGTTTGATGCTACAGGAACAACACCTTATTTAGGTTTGACTAATGGTATTATTCTTTCTACTGGAGATGTTAATGTAGCTTTAGGACCTAATAATTCTGGTAGTGAGGAGCTAGGTGGGGGTAATTTTGGTTTGGGTGATTCTGATTTAGATATTTTAGAAGGCTCAGGAATTGGAACAAATGATGCTGCAATTTTAGAGTTCGATTTTATTCCTACTGGTGATACAGTAAAGTTTAAATATGTTTTTGGATCGGAAGAATATCCTGAATATGTTAATTCAATTAATGATGTTTTTGGCTTTTTTTTAAGTGGTCCTGGAGTTGTTGGAGGATTTTCTGGAGGCGCTGCAAATATTGCATTGATACCAGGAACAACAACACCTATATCTATAAATTCGGTAAATGAAAATGTAAATTCTTCATATTATTTTGACAATACCCCTTTTACATCGGCGCAAACTATTCAGTTTGATGGATATACAACAGTTTTAACTGCTGTATCTGCTGTTCAGTGTGGTGAATTATATCATATAAAAATTGCTATAGCAGATGCATCAGATACTTCATGGGATTCAGGTGTTTTTTTAGAGGCCGGAAGTTTTTCAAGTAATACAGTGACTTTAAGTTCAAATGTTGATGTTGCAAATGGTGATTCGCTCTTATATGAGGGTTGTGGTACAGCATTTATCGATTTTGTTCGTAGTGACGATACTGACACTTCTATTTTTTATTATAATATTTATGGAAGTGTTACAGGTGCAGATTATTCTGTAAGTGCTGATAGTATAGTTTTTCTTCCAGGGGAAGATACCCTTACTTTATCATTCAATGCAATTAACGATGGAATTGCAGAACCATATGAACAAGTAAATGTTGAGCTAATACAAACAATTTGTGGGATTACAGATACATCTGTTATTACTTTTTATATCGCAGATTATCCACAATTTAATTTAGTTGTATCAGACACTTCAATTAGTTGTTTGTCGGATTCTGTCCCTGTTTGGGTTGACCCTATTGCTGGAGTTAATATTCTTTGGGAAACAGGTGAAACCTCTGATACAATATGGGTTAGCCCTACTTTAACAACTCATTATAGTGTAACAGCATCTGATACATGTGGTATTTACTCAGTAACTGATAGTGCAGAAGTAACATATATTGATCCTTCTCCGATAATAACTACGACACCAGACAGTTTAGGGAAGTATTGTCCTCAAGACTCATTAATACTTTATGCTTCAGCTATTGGTGGAGCTGGTATTGGAGGATTTACTTTTGATTGGATGCCATTAGGTGTTCAAAGTGATTCACTAGCTGTTAGTCCAGACTCAACGCAAATGTACTATGTATTGGCTACTGATGTATGTGGAAATACTGCAACAGACTCAGTAAAAGTGTTTGTTCCAAACTTTGATTCACTTTTTGTTGAAATACTAACTCTTGACACAACAATATGCTCGGGATTAACAGTAAATGTGGCAGGACAAATAAGTGGAGGTGTTGGTTCATACTATTCTTGGAGTAATGGAATTACAAACGCTCTTTCAATAGATGCTACACCATTAACAACAACAACTTATTTTATTACTGCTGAAGATAGTTGTGGTTCTTATCAACAAGATTCGATTGTTATTACAGTTGATGTTTCAGGGATAGATGTTGATATACCTGATGAATCTATTAATTGTTTTAATGAAATTGTAGTTTTAAGTGCAACAGTCTCAAACAATATTGGACCAGTTACTTATGATTGGAGTACTGGAGAAATTACAGATACTATAGTTGTAAGCCCTTTGGTAAATTCAACTTATTGGGTTGAAATACAAGATTTGTGTAAAACCATAGTTGATACTATTTTAGTTTCAGTTCCTCCTTTCGATTCATTAGATGTAATAAATACAGGAACATTAATGATTGCTTGCCCTGGTGATTTAGCAGTTTTGTCTGCTATTGTTAAAGGTGGAGATACTGCTGCTCAATTTTTTAATTGGTCTGATGGACTAAGCACTTATGTAGGTAACAATATCAATGTTTATCCTAATTCAACAACTGTTTATAGTTTTGTTGTAACAGATACTTGTGCATTAATGACTGATTCAATTTCAGTAACTGTTGCATTACCTTCTTATCCTCCATTTTCGATACAAGTAACTAATGACACATTAGTATGTAGAGGTGATGAAATTAAAATTGGAGTTGAAGCACAAGGAGGTGCAGGCCACTATATTTATGATTGGAAAGGATTAGGAACAACAGACTCAATAACAGTAAAAGTAAATGAGTTATCCACTTACGATGTTGTAGTTTATGATAGATGTAATAACTATTTAACAGCAAATATTACGCTTGACGAAATGCATCCTACAGCAAACTTTAACTATGAATATTTATCAGATTATACAGTAGAATTTCATGATTCTTCGTTTACCGATATTGTTTATCATTTATGGACATTTGAATTTCAGGATACATCAAATGCTTTAAATCCAATTTATACATACCTAACACAAGGAGAACAGACTGTTTCATTATTTGTAAGGGATATAACTGGTTGTACTGATGAAATTACGAAAACGATAAAACCGGATATTTATTTTTATGTTCCAAATGCATTTACCCCAAATATTGATGGAATTAATGATGTGTTTTTTATTAAAGGAATGGGTATAGACCAATTTGAGATTTACATTTTTAATCGTTGGGGAAATGAAATATTCTATTCTGATGATATAGAAATTTCATGGGATGGAAGTTATAAAGGGGAATTTGTAAAAAATGACACCTATGTTTATCTCATCAAAGCAATTAACTTTGATGGAGAAGAAATTGAACAAAGAGGAATTGTAAATGTAATGAGGTAG
- the gpmI gene encoding 2,3-bisphosphoglycerate-independent phosphoglycerate mutase: MSTKKVALLILDGWGCGNKTKSDAIFNANTPFYDSCLQNYPNSFLKTFGEHVGLPEGQMGNSEVGHLNIGAGRVVYQDFAKINKAVKENTINDNPTLIAALKHAEQNNVNVHFIGLVSNGGIHSHQKHLYRLCEITNNYDVNGYVHAFTDGRDCDPKSGLDFIKILEKKLSGTNCEVASVVGRYYAMDRDNRWERIKYAYDLMVNGIGEHSNNLTQSIEKSYANNVTDEFIKPIVKVDETGNAISIIQPNDVVICFNFRTDRCREISIALTQKDMHEQNMHTLPLYYVTMTNYDKTFKNVHVIYDKDNLANTLGEVLEQNNKTQIRIAETEKYPHVTFFFSGGREKPFEGEQRILVNSPKVATYDLQPEMSAEEVTTSIIEAIHKSDTDFICLNFANPDMVGHTGVYSAIVKAVEKIDNCAQRVVEAGLENDYSFIIIADHGNADFAINDDGTPNTAHSTNLVPCILIDKDYKTLKDGKLGDIAPTILKLMNINAPKEMDGVSLI, translated from the coding sequence ATGAGTACTAAAAAAGTTGCCCTTTTAATTCTTGATGGTTGGGGATGCGGAAACAAAACTAAATCTGACGCTATTTTTAATGCAAACACGCCTTTTTATGATAGCTGTTTGCAGAATTACCCAAACTCATTTTTAAAAACTTTTGGAGAGCATGTTGGCTTACCTGAAGGTCAAATGGGAAATTCTGAGGTTGGCCATTTAAATATTGGCGCAGGACGGGTAGTTTATCAAGACTTTGCAAAAATTAATAAAGCAGTAAAAGAAAACACCATTAACGACAACCCAACTTTGATTGCAGCTCTTAAACATGCTGAACAAAATAATGTTAATGTACATTTTATAGGGTTGGTTTCTAACGGAGGGATTCACTCTCATCAAAAGCATTTATACCGTTTATGTGAAATAACAAATAATTACGATGTAAATGGTTATGTTCATGCTTTTACTGATGGTAGAGATTGTGATCCAAAAAGCGGATTAGACTTTATTAAGATTTTAGAAAAAAAACTATCTGGAACTAATTGTGAAGTTGCTTCGGTGGTTGGTCGTTACTATGCAATGGATAGAGATAATCGTTGGGAAAGAATTAAATATGCTTACGATTTAATGGTAAATGGAATAGGAGAACATTCAAATAATCTTACCCAAAGTATTGAAAAATCTTATGCTAACAATGTAACGGATGAATTTATAAAGCCAATAGTTAAAGTTGACGAAACTGGAAATGCAATTTCTATCATTCAGCCAAATGATGTAGTAATCTGTTTTAATTTTAGAACAGATAGATGTAGAGAAATTTCAATTGCTTTAACACAAAAAGATATGCATGAACAAAACATGCACACACTTCCTTTGTATTACGTTACCATGACTAATTATGATAAAACGTTTAAAAACGTTCATGTAATTTATGATAAAGACAATTTAGCAAATACACTTGGTGAAGTTTTAGAACAAAACAATAAAACCCAAATTCGTATTGCTGAAACAGAAAAATACCCACATGTAACCTTTTTCTTCTCTGGTGGAAGAGAAAAACCATTTGAAGGTGAACAAAGAATTTTGGTGAATTCTCCAAAAGTTGCAACCTACGATTTACAACCAGAAATGAGTGCTGAAGAAGTTACTACGTCTATTATCGAAGCAATACATAAAAGCGATACTGACTTTATTTGCCTAAACTTTGCAAATCCTGATATGGTAGGGCACACAGGGGTTTATTCTGCTATTGTAAAAGCAGTAGAAAAAATTGATAATTGTGCCCAACGTGTTGTTGAAGCTGGATTAGAAAATGATTACTCATTTATTATTATTGCTGATCATGGAAACGCTGATTTTGCAATAAATGATGATGGCACTCCAAATACTGCACATAGCACTAATCTTGTTCCTTGTATTTTAATTGATAAGGATTATAAGACATTGAAAGATGGGAAACTTGGTGATATTGCGCCAACAATATTAAAATTAATGAACATTAATGCTCCTAAAGAAATGGATGGAGTAAGTTTAATTTAA